GCTAGACTTGCCTAAGCCAGTCGAATAAACATGAGTGGCAAATTTGAGACAGCGTTACCACCTTGTGGTGATAACTTGCACTGCAGCAATCAATTCCTTTTGAGTTTAGAGTTTTGGAAATGTTAATCAATTGTGTGCCTGGCACAAACAAACCCTCATCACCATGCTGAAAAACTCATAATTGATGATTCAACTTACCCAATATGGAATGTGCAATCTTTCTCTTTCCCACTTATCAAAGTCCAGAAcctatcagtgcagattcaaagcTTAGGGATCTCCAAGTGTCCAAAGGGTATTGTTGAAACTTAACCAACTAAAATTACAACAGATCACTGTTATGCTTATTGTTGGTAGATCAACTAAAACTAAGCTAATCATTAGCCTTATTGTCCTAAAGAGTTATCCAGAGCACAGTTGGAAGAATTGCAGTTCCCCCACTCCCTAACAAGTTCTGGTTCCATTAGTCAGCCAGGCCAGTTATTCCTAGTTCCCAGGAGTATTGTGGATCTACCTGGTTTCAGAATCAAGTAGCAACTCAATCACAGATTCCAAATCAGGTAAGGCACCTTAGAGCCACCTCAACACAAAATCCTACTTACCTCCCCTGACAGGAGGATCTTCCTCTTCAGCAGTCACTCGCTAATGAGTTtgattgtccacctaagaaactcCATGTAACTGGACATGGGTTCAGTGGGTCCTTGCGTGGCTGATGAGCCCGATCCTAGAATCACATCTATGACCACACACTTGGCAGATGTTTCCAGGTGGGTTTGATCATTGGACACTAGATTGCTGgtattcctttctcaggctccttttcCAGGCCTCCTCTTGCCATCGGGTGTCATTGAAGAAgtgtcccttcaatcaggagGTTCCTCCAAGTAGACCTCTACTGAGCAAGGGTCCGCCAGGCAGTCAAGCcttcagggtgtctttgaagCGCTTCCTTTGTCCTCTTGTTCGGGAGCGTTCCGTGAGCTGGGCACAGAAGATTTGCTTTGACAGTCAGGACTGTGACATTCTAAGCACATGGCTAGCAATGGAGTTGGTTTTGGATGGCCGTGGCCTCGATCCTGGTGCTTTCAGCTCCTTCAAGGATCCTGATAATACACCTGTCCTCCCAGCTGATGAGGAGAATCTGTCTCAGAATTAAATGTTTACATAAGGTAAGTAGTATATCCACCACTGTTGCTATAATCCCATGGTATAATCAATGCCAGCCGTAGTTCAGCAATAATACTGTCACCTCTGAGTTAGAAGCTTGCGGACTCAAGACCAAACCCAGAGACGTGAAAACATAGGCTCAGGTTTTTGCTCGCAAGTCATATAGCATGAGGAGGAGATTTTGCAGCACATCGCAAACTCCTCTGGAGAAACTGCCCCATATGAGACAATCTTCCTTCGGATGGTGGGGGCGGACACAAGCTGCAGTCAGGCTGCGACTCCCTGGATATGGATCGGAGGTGGTGACAGGGACAGGCAACTGCCAATGTAGCCTGTTTGAAAGGCCGCCTCAGTTCTGTAGGACTTCATCCCACTTGTTTACTTATGTTTTAGGCCCGGTTGCCCTCAccttcacaccccctccccatgccaactcatgcctcccctgccccacccacAATGGCCCCTCAGACCCTCCATATCAATTGTTGATAATTTTTTTCTAAAGAATTGTTGTTGCTGCAAGCCTATAAAAGTGTAAAATCAACCAGAATTTAAAATATCAATAGCAGAAGTTATAAGCACTTGATGCCTTTTTATCTCATGCAAATAAACATTAAGCCATTGATAAAAGAGATCACAGAACAAAAGCTTATTACCACATGGTAAAGCTGTCAATCTTCTCCTCACCTGCATCAGCAAGAAAGTTAATCCTTTTATGGGAGTCTGGATTTGCCAGGGAGTGCCGTCTTTATTTAGAATTGTGGCAATCGTATTCAGCAGCAGATTTCTGCAATTCAGTGCAGCTTCCTTTTAAGAGCAGAAGGTTGGTAGAGCCATGTACTCTCTATAACTCTGCATAACACCCTGATGAACATAAAGGCACCCAGCAGTATAGCAGATGCTCAGCCCTACACTAAATCATGTCATTAAGGCGGCAGAATGAAATCTGTGTGTTGCCTATCTCTACTGGAATTGATGCAGACAGCCCACGAATCACAACCCTTGCACCCGAATAACAGCGCAAACAAACTTTAAGCCTCATAGAAGCTTGCAGTCTTTTGATTTCCTTGAATTTAATCAGCTGCTAATCATTTCTCAATAAACTTGCAGTTTATCATGATTCTCATCATGATTCCTTCTAATATGAACACCATCACCGATTGAGGTGGAATGTATCTTCAGTCAATGTCTAGATTATTAAAGCTGCCCCAGAACAATGTCAACATAGTAATCTAATTTTGGGTTGCTACAACAGTTGTAAACTTTACAAGGATGGCTTTGACAACTTAGGAAATCAAATAAACTGCTCAGTTCAATTACTGTCTTGTAATCATTCCCAGGGATCAATTATTCTCCGTATTATTATACCCTCATGTGAATGatacatattaactctgcaatgaaggcaATACAAAAGCTTTATGCAAACTTCAATCAGTATCACCTTTAACTATTAGCTGTGTTCAATTTTACTGAGACTACAAAACCGTTTAATAAAATATCTTCTTCATAACCCAATCACAGGTCATTTTTCTTTTGCCTCAAGTCTATGTTTGTCCAGTTTTTAATTTTCTAAACAATCAGACAGTGCAAACTTTTCCCCATCTCCCAcccacctcaatcccatccacatCCGAACAGAAACAATATCCCCCAAGAGACACGGCTGCCTGGACTGCTCTTCACCAGACACCCAAAAATAAATTCCAACTGTTTTAACAAAAATGCAAAAAATTCATGAACACACTTAAAGGTTTGGCTTCAATACCTTTGCACCACTCAATCCAGCCACCCCCAATTCCATCTCAACTAAATTCCCCAGTGCTACCATAATTCCCAGGACCCACCACCCGATACAGAATTGCAATATACACGTGAAACTGTTCAGCTCGTTTATATGAAACAAAAAGAGAGACCTCACTAAAAATTGGTCAAGTTGCACCTTCTTAGTTCAAAGGGAGGAATAGGGGTGCCAAATATTATGATCTATCAATTAGCCTCAGATCTTAGATTCATACAAGAGTGGGTAAGAGGGGACCTCACCTCCACTTGGCTTGATATTGAAGCTGTCCAGTCTGAGTATTCTTTACAAGCTCTGTTGTTTCTTATGGATTTCAAGACTACCTGACAAATGTGAGATTCCAATAATGAGCAACGCTCAAGAGTGTAACACTCGAGCATGGAGGACGGTCCGTAAGCGTATGGAAGATTTAATTTGACTTCCGCTCTCTTCTATTCAGGGTAAGGTTTCCCACCAAGACCAATGGACCATGGCTTTGGTAATTGGAAGGTTAGGGGCCTCATTCATATGGGTGATGTGTTTAGTGGCACCTCCTTGTTATCTTTTGAGCAACTGTGTCAACAATATGATATCCCAAGATCCTCTTTTTTCAGATATTTACAATTTAGAGACTTTATTCTTAATCACAAATCTCTGCACCTTGATGCTAATGACTCATCAATAGAAAGAATCCTGATATCTATGGAACCAAAGCAATTAATCAGCAAATTTTATGACACATTACGTTCAAGATACTGTGTGAATAAGTTAGACACTCTGCAATCTTGGGAGTGTATGAATATTGACTCAGAGACCTGAGACAGTGTCTGGGAAAATGCCAATGGAATCTGAGTCTGTAATAGAATGAAGGAGACCAAACTTAAAATATTATATATATTACAGCATATTACACCAAGCTGAAGGCATAGGATAGGTCCTGCTATATCCTCACTGTGCCAAAAATGCAAAATGATGAAAGGTGACTACACAGATTGTGTCTGGTCCTGTGTCAAAATTAAATCCTCCTGGTCGGGCATACTTAGAGCTTAAGAAGATATTTGATACGTCCTCAGAGTTTGATCCTTTGTATTTGATTCTGGGGCTCCCAGACAAAAAGATAATTGATGCCAATGAGAAAAGGCTGGGCAATATCCTaatatttgcagcacagaagaatATCCTTTGCTCCTGGATTAGCGATAagtgtccttctgcacagtattGGCATTAAATTATTATGGAATGTATCCTAATGGAATTCCTAACCTGTATACTCCGATATGCATGAATGCGGATGCATTCGGGAACGTTTGAAGCCCTTAATTCAAATATACAGTTTCTATAACATCTGACTCCTACAAGGTTTTCTGTAGCCTATGTAGCACTGCCTCTAATATACTATTCACGAGGGTGTGCGCCATTTCACCATGTTTCCCAGGCTTTATCTTCTTCTCCTCCATTCTGTTACTTGTCTTTTTTGTACATGTTGAAGTGCTGGATATACTGAATATAGTGAACACACTGAACCAACTGTGTTGGTTCCCTCCTGTCTTTTTCTATATGGCAAAATGATCAACCAGTGTTTGAGGGTGTGTTGCATTATTTATAAAAATGGAAAAACTCGaataaaaatataattaaaacATATACATGTGAAAGATCTTGCTTCAATACAATCGATAGTCTATCGGTGCACAAGTCAGATAATTCTCAGCTAATAAGATCAGTTCTTGAACGTATTAGTTATCTATTTGCTGATATTTTAGATATATCaacatccacattatactgcacctacCAAACCAGTCTGGCTGAGTGAGGAGCCTCAATGCTTGCTCTTCACATTCCCCTCAAACCATGAACAAGCAAAGATCTCAATTCCATTTGGATGCACCATGCCTGAGCCTTAGTTGTACCTGTAACTCCTCGATTTACATCATGTTGTGCTATTGCCTATGAATGCAAATAGAGCAGTTTGTTATGGAAACCGAATAATCCTCACAGTGCTGTTTTAACTAATGTTTGAATGAATCAATTTATTGGACCTTAGTCCTGCTGCTAACTTTACTTCAAATtagaattgaatgtttgtggttgtCATTCTCTATTtctcaacacaaacacacatagacaACACAGCAAGCAAGGAGAAAAGATAGCAGGAGACTTGTTGCTAAGGAACAACAGAGTCTTGGGCAGTTAAAACCAACAGCAACTATATTCTTCAAACAGTCTGTGATCTACCATCTGTATTTAAAATTGTCATTATTCAAACTATCAGATTATTCCAAGATTGCAGTATTATAATTACACAGGATTTCCAATTGAAAACATACTTACATTCGTCTAGTCCTAACTGGTAAGCAAGATTCTGTAGTCCTCGTACCTTCTCCATTAATTTAGCAGTAGTAAGACTTCCCAACTCTGATAACAAAGGTATTCAAAGGCATTTTATTAGGGCACATTATAGAAGTGATGTCAATCATACATCAGGTATGTTCAAAATGATGTGGGTGAAAATATAAATACACAACTTAGCAAATGGCCCAAAGCACAATTTTGCGGTGGGGGGGTTGGCCATAgtggtggcaatgtcactggatcaTTAATCCacaagcccaggctaatgctctaggacacgagttcaaattcctccatctcagctggtggaatttaaattcaattaatacatctggaattgaaaattagtctccataatggtgaccatgaaactatcaactGGGTTTTCCTTTAACGTGCagaaaatctgccttccttacctgctgACCTTCATGTGACACCACAgccctctgaaacggccttgTAAACCACTTGGTTAGGGagaggtaacaaatgctggccttgccagaggcacccacataccatgaaagaataaattaacaAATAACTTCTGAAATTTGCATGACACGTTattaaaatctttttttaaaaccatacAAAAATACTCAATTATTAATTTCCACCTGTTTTTTATTGTCTTTCAACATAAAACATTGAGGTTTTACAAAGCAGAAACAGACGTCGAAGTTCTGGCAAAATTAAGGCAAAACTGTTTGAACAGAAATGTTATGCAGGCTTTCAAAACAGGATTTGAGCCATTCATCAAACTTGAATATTTAATAAGAATTGAAAAATAATGGCTAGTTCCTCCACTATcacctctctcatttctttccagCTTTGTGTGCACGTGTGATGATATGTCCACATTTTATACTTCTGTGTTTATGTATATATTCTGTGTAAGTAAGGGTaaaagcgtgtgtgtgtgtgttcagggtTAGAGAAAGGAGAGGTTAAGAGATTATTGGGAGGCAGATTACCTATGGAATCTAAGGGATGAAAGCTTAaaccgattctcccaaaagtactgaattggcaggaaaactgttctcgatcgcgacagttctgacagttcagcttctcacccgaatctccgcactctgtgcatagCAGAGAgcccagtcgggaatctcattaaaaacccagggggcggggcctattcacgccagagtttgacagttctggagctctgcgcatgcacagtggccccaaactgtcaaattcccgtttgctggccagtccaggatccccacagtgctgcccctccagcacccccatgGCCCGCCGTTCGCAGccaccacagcaattcccgggccagccctgacgccccccccatcccccctgtcCCATCCCAGAGCGCCCTGATGCCCAGGCctcacaccacctcccccccccccccccacagtggcgatttcctccagaccccccctcccccaaatcgcTGTCCTCCattccagaccgatcccaatgcagagtggcagccccacccacaataggccccatccccttgacaGTGCCCGATGGgcagccaaggtgccccctgggcatgggttctttgccccttgggcagtgccaggggcacaggctggcattgccagggggccCCACCTcatgaccccctggggggccccgattgttccccccctttcattccggcggggtctcccgcatgttccctgaacatggggagctagtctgaacctcgccggaatgaagtactcctggcaggatgGGAGACTGGTCCCGATAATTAGCAAATATACACatataaaatagatttaaaaacagatttaaatgacttatctgccttcccgccggtttccagcgtggtctggccggcgactgttcgctggctctgggagatgcgcatgtgttcctgGCACATGCGCATATccccgttcaaggccgcagatACGCATCTCCCGGccagacccgccagaaaagtggcggatgggagaatcgtggccgttATCTTTTTGCATTTGTAATAAGGACTTAAGGCTTCTCGCCGTTTTTTGCAAAGGTCAAGTGTAAGTTCCGAGTTGAGTTTTCATGGAGCGCTGTTGGATGCTGATGTGGATTTCGGAGTGACATGAAGGACAAGAAAGAAGACGGAGAAGTAGACAATCTTTGAGCTCTGCTGCTATTGGTGGATCTTCATGGTGGTTAAAGCCGCTGACTTGAACCCAACGGGTACAGCTCGACTCAATGTTTGAGCTACGGCTGCAGGAAGTGCCCGAACTCCAGGCCAAGGTGTGCTGAACACTGTCAGAGTGATGGTGAAGACGTCAGGAGAGGACTCGCCCCATGGACCGGATCTACTTCGTGAAGTGGGAGTTGTTTGCTGTGGATTTGAAGTTGCAGAAATCTTTTGCCTGAATATCTCCGCCATATCTTTCCCTTTCAAATTTCGATTGCCTTCATTAACTCAGTCATCTAACACTCACTTTAACTAAACTTTGCCTTTCCATTTGCTTTTATAGTATCTGTTacgtttttaaaatattttcttttctAGCACTCAATCTTTTTCAGCTCCCTCCTACACTTCCTTATGTTCTTTGTGATTATATATAGTGTTCTTTGTCCTAATTTTGCCACATGCCTTCCTTGTAATGTGTTCTATATTCTAAAGTTCTGAAAGGTGTTAGATAAATGGAAGTCATTCCTTTTCATAGCTCCCACTTATAGCACCATACATTAGTACTCCGGGGCCCTGGTCCAATAAACTACCCGAGGTTGAATGGCAGTTCATTAATGCAGAGATTAAGCACAGTCAATACCTTTAAGCATGTCAATATCATCCTTCTCAAGTTCTGCCATCCATTTGGGTGGAGAGCTGGTAATAGGCtacaaaacaaaaatggaaattTGCCTTAATTTGTTAAAGTACCTCACAATTGatgctttattaactgaattttgcATTTTGCTTCTAGAAAAAGAGTTTGCGGGAGTGGGTGAATTAACACTGCACTTTCACTTTTGTGATTGATGCTACTCACTGGGATAGTTGGATAAGAACCATCTCACTGGACATATCACTAGAAAAATCATAGAAGGAAAGGGGATGAAAGCTGCGTTAGCCTATTCAATATGAACTAAGGATTGATTAATGGATAGGGAGCAGACAATCAGCCTAAACTAATTTAGCAGGGCACCAGAAGGATCAGTGCTAAAGCCTCAGAtacttacaatctatatcaatggctTAGATGAGGAGGCTGAGTAaaatgtatctaagtttgcagatgacacaaagttaggcaggaaagtaagctgtgaggaggatgcaaagaggcctCCGAGGAACATAAACTGATTGAGTGGACAAGAGTGTGGAAGATGGAATATAAAGTAGAGAAATGTAAAGTTATCCATTTGGTAGGGAGGATAGAAAATTAGAATTAttgttttaaatggtgagagacgaGTAacaattggaattcagaaggaccTGTGACCTCGTACACGAATCACAGAATGTTAACATGCACATAAGCAGGCAATCAGGAAGGAAAGAAATTCAGAAAGCAAACAGTGTGTTAGATTTTAGTACAATGGGATCGCGGTAGGAGAGTAAATAAATATGGCTACAATtggacaggacattggtgagaccacacctagaaacTCTGTACAGTTTTGTCTCCTTTCCTAAGAGGGATATATTTGCCTTAGAGTGGGTGCAATGAAGGTTCCTGAGATCATGAGGAAAAAATGAGTAGTCCCAGTCTTTATTTCAtagagcttagaaggatgagaggtgagctCATTGAAATATATACAATTATTGAGAGGCTTGACACAGTAGATGCTGGCAGGATGTTTACACAGAAATCTAGACCACGAggccacagtctcagaataaggggttgacCACTTGGAACTAAGATGGGAAGAAATATCTTTACTTGTGAACCTTTTGGAATTTTCTGCCTGAATGCTCAAGTCACTTAGTATTTTCATGTCAGAGACCAATAGATCCTTTAGACACAAGAATCATTTAGGGGTATAGCTGGAGGGCTTAGCTGAGGTAGAAAATTagccatgaccttactgaatagtgcagcaggcttgaaggatcaggtggcctactcctgctcctatttcttatgttcttgtggtaTTATCTAAAACAGAGTTTCAAATAGATATAAAAGAGAAACTATATCATTCATCTCTTTCACTAGTATGGatcatttttgaaaaaaaatatttttggcaAAGTTTCATTTCAATTTAATAAGAAAAGGACATCTATAAATATATTTTCCGACTAGAAACTATAGAATCTGAAAAGACTGAGCACTTACTGTTTGAATAGGAGCTAAGGATTGTATAAAAGTCATTTACAATTATGGAGTTGAAATTCTTCCTGTTGATAGCTTTAACAAGCAGAATATCCCATTTTAACAGGAATTCTAATTCTGTACAAAATGATTTGCTATTTACTGGAATAAAGACATCAAATGATGAATTCACCCCATGATaattttctaatttttaaaaaatcatctaaGACATCAAATTGCACAAAGATACTTACACTTTTGAAAGATGCTGCAAATTCCGCTACCCCTGGCACTGAAAGAGACAATGAGATTGGGTGATTTTTTTTTATGTCACTGAGAAGTGTCAGTGTTGAAGAACAAAATAGTGTTTCACTTTGAAGACTCCCAAGGCAGATATAGCACAGGATAAAGGCAGAaaatcactgtctctctgtctgtctctctttgctCTGGCCTAATGttgtgctgtggagatgccggcgttggacttacaTTAACCTTACATTTCTATCAACCTTTATACAGCCCTATTGTAATTTGGAGCAAATTAACAAACATCTTTTAATACAGTGTGCACTGTTCAACCCATGCAATTACCTGTGACTTTTCAGCCCCATAGTGCAGCTGTGGAATGTGACCACTCTGTGCCACCCAATCTATTTCATGTTGTGCCCCAGTATTTGGACACCCTTCAGTGCTGGTGTGAATTTTCCCAATGTCTCATACCAATTCTCGCCTCAGAATTAAGTCACCAAATTCGGTTCAGCTTCATACACTAGGAACTGAGTTTGGATCTCACATATGGATTTCACATTGGACTCTTGCAACCAGCTCAGACAGGAGGTTTCTATCATCAACAGTCTTGGCTCAAATCCCAGTACAAGAATATTAACCTATTCCACCTCTTTATGGAACTATATTTGACGACAATACATTTTATATACTGAGTTAATCTTAGTCACCTTCTTTATTGTTGAAATAGCAATATTCCAGCTCATAGGAACCTTACATTTCTATCAACCTTTATACAGCCCTATTGTAATTTGGAGCAAATTAACAAACATCTTTTAATAGTGTGCACTGTTCAACCCATGCAATTGCCTGTGACTTTTCAGCCCCATAGTGCAGCTGTGGAATGCGACCACTCTGTGCCACCCAATCTATTTCATGTATTATCCTGTGGGATGCAATTTACACACCGCGGGCTCCCCTGTGGCATGCACTGTTCAGATCACTCCATAGATGATGCACTATTTGCATCATATAGTGGTCGTACAAGATCCTTTCTTAATCCACATGGGGTTCCTGTGTGGTGCATTGTAGGTTCCATTCCTTTCAACACTGATTGCTCAGTTTGAGCTacccattttgtttttaaatcgatAAGCATCAGTTGTATTCTATGGGTAAATCATCAAAGAAATATCTTACTTTGTTCTGGCCATAAATCTGGTGAAGCTCGATCTAGTTTCTCAAAGCTCAGCAAAGACTGCTCCAAATGTGCACCTGACGGCATAGAAGCAGAATATAAATAAGAGGCCAGGAGTCTTCAGGTCACATATTTTACAAGACATAcactggtggcccagtggttttcATTTATTAACAGCAAGGCTGTAGTGGAA
This Mustelus asterias chromosome 18, sMusAst1.hap1.1, whole genome shotgun sequence DNA region includes the following protein-coding sequences:
- the LOC144506858 gene encoding protein lin-52 homolog; this encodes MASPSAGAHLEQSLLSFEKLDRASPDLWPEQMPGVAEFAASFKSPITSSPPKWMAELEKDDIDMLKELGSLTTAKLMEKVRGLQNLAYQLGLDECNSTT